A DNA window from Microcystis aeruginosa NIES-843 contains the following coding sequences:
- a CDS encoding flotillin family protein: MNSQNNSYLIQINSNQYDNNNNNSAGNLLLNSVPIALLIFLGIGAIWFINAFLCICKPNEVVILSGMKRKSKDRQDVGYRVISGGRAIRIPVLETVKRMDVTTTPIRIEIKNAYSKGNIPLNIVAIANVKVSSKPEIVGNAIERFLDRDREEIIRVAKETLEGNLRGVVATMTPEQVNEDRLKFAESITSNVSQDLFKLGLEIDTLKIQNVADDVDYLNSLGRERIALVMRDAEIAESNALNEAEQIVAECEEQATVAKTRDQIIILEQENELRKLKAKLEQQAKSEEEITIAAAKEKRAIVEEKLQQVRAELERLRLQADQVLPAEAQQEAETFRARGEAAIFEENAKAEALVNELFAEVWQNTGSEAEAIFLIQQLETILEEAIKIPKRLHLERVNIVDNGDGKSLATLIKVYPEIVNQFLASVHQTLGIDVVGTLTNKIEK, translated from the coding sequence ATGAATAGTCAAAATAATTCCTATCTCATCCAAATCAATTCCAATCAATACGACAACAATAATAACAACAGTGCTGGTAATTTATTATTGAATAGTGTTCCCATTGCTTTATTGATATTTCTGGGGATTGGTGCGATTTGGTTTATCAATGCTTTTTTGTGTATTTGTAAACCCAATGAAGTGGTAATTCTGAGTGGGATGAAACGCAAATCAAAAGATAGACAGGATGTGGGGTATCGAGTGATATCGGGGGGGCGGGCGATTCGTATTCCAGTTTTAGAAACCGTTAAACGCATGGATGTCACCACAACCCCGATCAGAATTGAGATTAAAAATGCCTATTCTAAGGGCAATATTCCCCTGAATATAGTGGCAATTGCTAACGTGAAAGTTAGTTCTAAACCTGAAATAGTCGGCAATGCGATCGAACGTTTTTTAGATCGAGATCGAGAAGAAATTATTCGCGTAGCTAAAGAAACTTTAGAAGGAAACTTGCGGGGTGTAGTCGCAACAATGACCCCCGAACAAGTGAACGAAGATCGTCTAAAATTTGCCGAAAGTATTACCAGTAACGTCAGTCAAGACCTGTTTAAACTCGGTTTAGAAATTGATACTCTCAAAATTCAAAATGTTGCCGATGACGTGGATTATCTTAACTCCCTCGGACGGGAAAGAATCGCTTTAGTCATGCGTGATGCTGAAATTGCTGAATCAAATGCACTCAATGAAGCTGAACAAATAGTTGCGGAATGTGAGGAACAGGCAACCGTAGCTAAAACCCGCGATCAAATTATCATTTTAGAGCAAGAAAACGAATTGAGAAAGTTAAAGGCAAAACTGGAACAACAGGCTAAATCCGAAGAAGAAATAACTATTGCTGCCGCTAAGGAAAAACGTGCTATAGTTGAGGAAAAATTGCAACAGGTTAGGGCAGAATTGGAAAGATTACGTCTCCAAGCAGATCAAGTTTTACCCGCAGAAGCGCAGCAGGAAGCCGAAACTTTCCGCGCTAGAGGAGAAGCGGCAATTTTTGAAGAAAATGCCAAAGCTGAAGCCTTGGTTAACGAATTATTCGCGGAAGTCTGGCAAAATACCGGCAGCGAAGCAGAGGCAATTTTCTTGATTCAACAGTTAGAAACTATCCTAGAAGAAGCGATCAAAATTCCTAAACGCTTACACCTCGAGCGAGTTAATATTGTTGATAATGGTGATGGGAAATCCCTCGCTACCCTGATTAAAGTCTATCCCGAAATCGTCAATCAATTCCTCGCCAGTGTCCATCAAACCCTCGG